Proteins from a genomic interval of Debaryomyces hansenii CBS767 chromosome E complete sequence:
- a CDS encoding DEHA2E08602p (similar to CA3657|IPF7459 Candida albicans IPF7459) gives MVSNTTSWEIVAYVQLIFFAIMLIGLGVVVVQKWMKGTDRGIIKRFVGYFGIFTVLKVAGGICGIVLLHQSQYSSGLTMATYILDNVSLGLLIKSVLPFLELMVTEKDPEALVENPFKYDTGSEDQMMNVRNVGLGKLVGTTSKKNLPFRVLTLMITAAVICTIVGATGINSNGSNSGSSPMKAGSILFLVIIIFMAVLIAWGHSLNEDHRTMAKILLGSIAFYIIRAVYSILSSFAGINFENPSKFLLIFGEYQYYTFLAFLEECIISMILLVNLFVFHSPPVIQ, from the coding sequence ATGGTGCTGAATACTACTAGTTGGGAAATTGTTGCGTATGTgcaattgattttttttgcaattatgCTTATTGGATTGGGTGTGGTGGTTGTTCAAAAGTGGATGAAGGGAACGGACCGTGGGATCATTAAGAGGTTTGTGGGATATTTTGGGATATTTACGGTGCTCAAGGTTGCCGGAGGGATCTGTGGGATCGTTTTGCTTCATCAATCGCAGTATAGTAGTGGATTGACTATGGCGACTTACATATTGGATAATGTTAGTTTGGGGTTGCTTATCAAGAGTGTGTTGCCGTTTTTAGAATTGATGGTCACGGAGAAGGACCCAGAGGCACTCGTGGAAAACCCCTTCAAGTATGATACGGGGTCAGAGGACCAGATGATGAATGTTAGGAATGTGGGCCTCGGGAAGTTGGTGGGTACTACCCTGAAAAAAAACTTGCCATTTAGGGTTTTGACGTTGATGATTACGGCTGCTGTTATTTGCACAATTGTCGGTGCTACTGGAATCAACTCCAATGGCCTGAATAGTGGGTCATCGCCCATGAAAGCTGGGTCgattctttttcttgttattattatttttatggCTGTTCTCATCGCGTGGGGTCATAGTTTGAACGAGGACCATCGAACTATGGCCAAGATATTACTTGGATCTATCGCTTTCTATATTATCAGAGCAGTTTATTCGATTTTGTCGTCGTTTGCTggaatcaattttgaaaaccCCAGTAAGTTTCTCCTAATTTTTGGTGAATATCAGTACTACACTTTCTTGGCTTTCTTGGAAGAGTGCATCATCAGTATGATTTTATTAGTTAATTTGTTCGTGTTCCACTCGCCGCCAGTAATACAGTGA
- a CDS encoding DEHA2E08624p (highly similar to uniprot|O14400 Schizosaccharomyces pombe gut2 Glycerol-3-phosphate dehydrogenase mitochondrial precursor), with amino-acid sequence MSKIFQTKLAKTALAAAAGVGGTIVYLDFIRPPVVSDLNNSYKPLRKELATPPSRESLLNKLETTPKFDVIVVGGGATGTGTAVDAATRGLNVCLLEKSDFASGTSSKSTKMAHGGVRYLEKAIFQLSKAQLDLVIEALNERGNMLRTAPHLCSVLPIMIPVYKWWQVPYFFVGCKMYDWFAGHQNLRSSTVFSREMTSAIAPMMDDSNLKATCVYHDGTFNDARMNATLAITAIDQGATVLNYMEVKQLVKKDDKITGVLAVDRETGKEYNINATATVNATGPFADKLLEMDKDPQGLPPKIDQPPRMVVPSSGVHVVLPEYYCPRDMGLLDPSTSDGRVMFFLPWQGKVLAGTTDTPLKSVPENPIPTEEDIQDILQELQKYIVFPVNRTDVLSAWSGIRPLVRDPSTIPEDEQPGSGSTQGLVRSHFISQSPSGLLTISGGKWTTYREMAQETVDTLVKNYDFDGKNNALLPCQTNKIILAGGEDYSKNYSARLIHEYRIPLKLAKHLSHNYGSRASLILELYHQSDYNKLPITLAANKSFEPSEDKESEENILSYQSFDEPFTIAELKYSLKYEYARTPVDFLARRTRLAFLNAREALTAVDGVCAIMEHELKWDEETTKKMKFEANDYIGKMGISPKRFDVEDFIVQ; translated from the coding sequence ATGTCtaagatttttcaaaccaAATTAGCCAAAACTGCGTTAGCAGCTGCTGCAGGGGTTGGTGGTACTATCGTGTACTTGGATTTTATCAGGCCGCCAGTTGTGTCGGACTTGAACAACTCATACAAGCCATTAAGAAAAGAGTTGGCGACACCACCATCAAGAGAATCgttattgaataagttGGAAACTACGCCTAAATTCGACGTTATAGTCGTCGGAGGAGGTGCAACTGGTACTGGTACAGCAGTCGATGCTGCTACCAGAGGGTTAAACGTTTGTTTGTTGGAAAAGAGTGATTTTGCTTCCGGAACATCTTCTAAATCGACCAAGATGGCCCACGGTGGGGTTCGTTACTTGGAAAAGGCTATTTTCCAGTTATCGAAGGCTCAGTTGGACTTGGTTATCGAAGCATTAAATGAAAGAGGTAACATGTTGAGAACCGCACCACATTTATGTTCTGTTTTGCCAATCATGATTCCAGTTTACAAATGGTGGCAAGTTCCTTACTTCTTCGTTGGTTGTAAGATGTACGATTGGTTCGCTGGTCACCAAAACTTGAGATCATCGACTGTTTTCTCAAGAGAAATGACTAGTGCTATTGCCCCAATGATGGACGACTCGAACTTGAAGGCCACATGTGTTTACCACGATGGTACCTTTAATGATGCTAGAATGAATGCTACTTTGGCTATTACTGCTATTGATCAAGGTGCTACTGTTTTGAACTACATGGAAGTTAAGCAATTGGTCAAGAAGGATGATAAGATTACCGGTGTCCTCGCTGTTGATAGAGAAACTGGTAAGGAATACAATATTAATGCTACTGCTACTGTTAACGCTACTGGTCCATTTGCTGACAAGCTTTTGGAAATGGACAAGGATCCTCAAGGTTTACCACCAAAGATTGACCAACCTCCAAGAATGGTTGTTCCATCTTCTGGTGTCCACGTTGTTTTACCTGAATACTACTGTCCAAGAGATATGGGTTTATTAGATCCATCTACTTCTGATGGTCGTGTTATGTTCTTCTTACCATGGCAAGGAAAGGTTTTGGCTGGTACTACTGATACTCCTTTGAAATCCGTTCCAGAAAACCCAATTCCTACCGAAGAAGATATCCAAGATATTTTACAAGAATTGCAAAAGTATATTGTTTTCCCTGTTAACAGAACCGATGTTTTATCTGCTTGGTCTGGTATTAGACCATTAGTCCGTGACCCATCTACTATTCCCGAAGATGAACAACCAGGTTCCGGTAGTACGCAAGGTTTAGTTCGTTCTCATTTCATTTCTCAATCTCCTAGTGGTTTACTTACCATTTCTGGTGGTAAATGGACTACTTACAGAGAAATGGCTCAAGAAACTGTTGATACATTAGTTAAAAACTACGATTTCGATGGTAAGAACAACGCCTTATTACCATGTCAAACTAACAAGATTATCTTAGCTGGTGGTGAAgattattcaaagaattattcTGCTAGATTGATTCACGAATACAGAATTCCTTTGAAGTTGGCTAAGCATTTGTCACACAACTATGGTTCAAGAGcttcattgattttggaattatATCACCAATCTGATTACAACAAGTTACCAATCACTTTAGCAGCCAATAAGTCTTTTGAACCTTCCGAAGATAAGGAatcagaagaaaatattttatcgtACCAATCGTTTGACGAGCCATTCACGATTGCCGAATTAAAATACTCTTTGAAGTACGAATACGCCAGAACTCCAGTTGATTTCTTAGCTAGAAGAACTAGATTAGCTTTCTTAAACGCCAGAGAAGCTTTGACTGCTGTTGACGGTGTATGTGCTATTATGGAACATGAATTAAAGTGGGATGAAGAAACGAccaagaaaatgaaatttgaaGCTAACGATTATATTGGTAAGATGGGTATCTCTCCAAAGAGATTCGATGTTGAAGATTTCATCGTCCAATGA